Part of the Catalinimonas alkaloidigena genome is shown below.
TCTTCCGGCAGCGCAAAGCGGCTACTGATCAGTTCCAAAGCATCCGGTCTTTGCTTAATGTTAGCAGCATACTCGTTTATCACTTTGAGCATCTTTTGAACGGCTTCCCCTTTACTTTCCAGCACTTTGTTGCGAACTGCCACCACAAAGCAGGGCCAGGGGGTATCTATTTCTCCCACCCTTCTGAACTCTCCTCTGTCTACCAGGGGCTTGGTCATAAACTTCTCCCACATAAAAGCATCAGCTTCTTCCTCCGCCAGCGCTTTGCGCGCACCCTCTATCCCTCCTACTTCTACGAAAGGAATTCCAGCGCTATCCCATCCCTTTTGCTGTGCCAGCACAAAAGCCATGAGGTGAGAACCCGATGTAGGACGGCTGATGGCAAAGCGTCTTCCTCGCACATCCTCAACCTTTTGGAAGTCCTTATGCGCTGCCACATGTATACCCCATGTAAGAGGCGAAGTTACAAATACCCGCGCTATACGAGCTGCCGTACCTTTGATAATGCTAGTCACCACACCTTCGGTGAGGGCAATGGCCACATCTGCCTCTTCATTTTGTAAAGACTGCATCATGGCTCCGGTACCTCCGGGAGCATCCTGCCACTGCAGATCAATCCCTGCACGGGCAAAAGCCCCTTCTTCTATCGCCAGATACCAGGGTAAGTTGAAATGTTCGGGAACACCGGTTACTTTGATTGTTATAGGATTAGACATATGGTCTACTTGTTAAAAATAAATGCAATACTAACTTTAGCAGAATATGATTCAAAGTAGAGAATACAAGTCATCCCTGAAATATTTTGTTCAGAATTTGTTGAAAAGGAATAAAGGCTCTAGACAAAAGCGAAAATCAAATTTACCTCTTCGCTTTTTAAACGAGATAAATGATGGTTTTCAAGAGAGAAGTCATTTCGCAGTGAAACGGAAATATCCTTATTATGCGCCCAATGAATGTGGACATACAAACGGGCAAAAATATTTTCGGCATGACAAAAGAAGCACGCCCAGCCATGGATATTGGCTCGGGTTTATCCTGCTTATTGCATTTACAGCCGGACTTTTCCCTTTACCCATCCAGGCTCAGGATAGTGATCATACACTGAAAGTGGCAGTAGCTGCCAATCTGCTTCTTCCCATGCAGGAAGTCAAAAAGCTGTATGAAGAAAAGTACAGCGGAGAGCTGATTCTGATTCCCGGCTCATCGGGTAAGCTGACGGCTCAGATCATCAACGGCGCACCTTATGACATTTTCCTGGCGGCCGATATGAAATATCCCCAGCAGGTTTTTAATGAGGGGCGGGCAGTGAGCAGACCGGAAGCGCTAACCCGTGGCAGGCTGGTATTCTGGAGTAAAACCAGAACTGAAGCGCCTTTGGAAGAATGGCTACAGAAAAACAGCGACATCAAATCTATCGCCATCGCCCAGCCGGAACTGGCCCCATACGGCCAAAGGGCCAAAGACTGGCTCAGTGAAAAAGGGATCTATGAAAAGGTGCTGCCCAGAGTTATCTTTGGAGAAAGTATCGGGCAGGTAAACCAATACATACGTTCGGGAACCGTAGAAGCTGCTTTTACTGCTATCTCTGCCATGCAGGCTGAGGTGATGAAAGACATAGGTTACTGGCAACCCCTCACCGTAAATAGCGGAGAGGCCAGCCAGCTGGATCATGGATTCGTTCTACTGGAAAATGCGGTAGCCCCGGAGCTTGCCATCAATCAGTTTGTAGAATTTGTAAAATCTCCGATAGCAGCGCAGGTTTTTCAGAAATTTGGGTATGAGACCTATTAATTATACAAAAACATGAATACAGATGAGAAAAAGCTGGTAAATGACCAATAAGCTTTTAGGTTTGTAGATCAACTGCTTGTGCATCATATGTCAGAGTTTCTTCAACCTTTGGTACTGAGCTTACAACTTGCCATGGCAACTACGGTCCTGCTGTTTATTATCGCTATTCCATTGGTATATGCTATTTACTTCCACAGTGGCTCCGCCAAGCCTCTGTTCAAAGCAGTAGTAAGCATGCCCCTGGTACTTCCTCCAACCGTATTAGGCTATTATCTGCTTATTTTTATGCGTCCCGACGGATGGCTGGGGCAATTAAGCCAGCAGCTATTTGATCTCAGGCTGGTATTTAGCTTTCCCGGCCTGGTCATAGGCTCGCTGATTTTTAGCCTGCCATTTATGGTCAACCCAATTTTATCAGCGATTGAAAACCTCCCTTTTTCTTACAAAGAGGCAGCATATACTTTGGGGAAATCACGCTGGAATACACTTTGGCATGTCCTTCTTCCCAATGTGCGGTCCTCCGTACTCGTAGGTCTGGTGATGACCTTTGCCCACACCATTGGGGAGTTTGGCGTGATACTGATGATAGGAGGTAATATTCCTGGCGAGACCAGGGTAGCATCCATAGCTATTTATAATGAAGTGGAGATGTTGAACTTTGACAATGCAGATATGTACGCCGGAATACTACTGGCTTTTTCCTTCTTTGTACTTATCAGTGTATACATCTACCAAAACCGTAGCCCACAGGGAGTGATATGATCAAGGTATCTCTCCATAAATCTCTGATAGGTAGTGAAGGCAGCATAGCGCTGGATATTAGTTTTGGTATGCCTCTACATAGCATATGGGCCCTTATGGGGCCTTCCGGCGCCGGTAAAACCAGTATACTCAAGATGCTGGCCGGCCTTATGAAGCCCGACCGGGGTCAGATGTATGTAGACGAGCAATGCTGGTATGATAGCGAAAAAAAAATCTGGAGGAAGCCTCAGCAACGAAGTATCGGTTTTGTTTTTCAGGATTATGCCCTCTTCCCCAATATGAACGTACGTCAGAATCTGGAATACGCTCTCCCCTCATCATCCTCATCTCAGCTGATTGATGATGTAATGACTTTGATGCATATGGAAAAGCTGCAAACGCAGAAGCCTGCCAACCTATCAGGAGGGCAGCGACAAAGAGTGGCACTGGCACGCGCCATCATTCGTCAACCTAAATTGTTATTGCTGGATGAGCCTTTTGCCGCTCTGGACCGGAACATGCGCGAAAAGCTTCAGCAGGATGTGCTTAGCTTGCATCACAGGTTTAATACTACTATTTTACTTGTCAGCCACGATGTCCTTGAAGTGGCAAGGATGGCCGATAAGGTACTGGAGATTCAGCAGGGAAAAATTATGTATGAAACAAATGCTACCGAAAGGCTTCCCATAATTGATCAGGCCTGCTTTGAGGGAGAGGTCATAGAAATTGATGAGGAAAGGCAGTACTTTATTTTGCTGGACAAAAGAGTAGCTGGGCTGCTACGCTTTACATTACCTCAACATCCACAATTCAAAATACATGACAGGGTAGTAGTAAAAGGGGATCAAATTAAAGTGCAAACTTTAGATTGAACAAAATTATCATATATTGCCAAGCAAAAAAGGAATCATGAAAAGGACTAAAATGCAGGATTACTGGCGCCATAACCTTAAATATCTGGCTATACTTTTGGCTATCTGGTTTATCAGCTCTTATGGCTTTGGTATACTCCTCGCCGATGAGCTTAATCAGATCAAAATGGGTGGATTTAAGCTAGGTTTCTGGTTTGCCCAACAAGGTTCTATTTATATTTTTGTGGTCATCATATTTATTTATGTCTGGCTCATGAATCGCCTTGACAAAAAGTATGAAGTTGATGAGGAGGAAAAACTATCTTGATCAATACTTAATCTGACTGCAGCACTTCTATCGGATTTTGCTGCCGCTTAGGAAGTTACAAATTTCTGTTATGCTTCCTATGCATAATTTATTCCTGATAGAACTACCGCTAAACTAGTAAATGTACTTATGAATGATTCCGCTTCTTCTGACTCCGTAGACTCCAGAATTAGCCGCTTTGAAAAGGAACTTTTCAAGCTGGACACTTCCCAGCTCTTAACTATGATGAAACAACATCTCAGTGATGGCTATTGCATTACTGATGATGAGGGTATTATTGTAGATGTAAACGACTCTTTTTGCAGTACTTTGGAATATCGTAAAGAAGAGTTGCTTACAAAAAACTTTGCAGAGCTCTTACCCCAGGGCATACGTCCTTATGCCCTGATGCTGCATCACGAATATATATCAGGACAGACAGAAGAGAATGCTGCTGAGTGGGCATACGAAAGTAAATCGGGTAAAAAAGTGCTGCTGCGCTCCTCTACTTCCAGGCTGGCGCTTTCTCCAGGTCATACCTATAAGTTAGAGATCTTACAGCTAACTACTCAAGCAGTTGCTGATGAGCAGGAAAGTATGAAGAAGATCATGCATCAGTTTAAAAATACCTTACAGGAAATTGGCGGGCTACTGCAACTGCAAGCAGTGCAGCTTGAAGGAGAAGCCAAACAGGCAGTTGTACAAGCTCAACGTAGAACATCAGCGATTGCCCTCGCCTTTGAGCTGTTGCATAAGAGTACATATAGTGAAGCGATCAATATTGGAGAATACCTCTCCCGCCTGACCGGGCAGTTTGGGCAAAACTGTCAATTACACTTACACCACCAGGATATCTACTGGCAGATAAACAAAGCTTATGCGTTTGGAATCATTATTACTGAAAGCTTAAACAGCTTGATTGCAGCCGGAAATACTGTAATGCTACATCTAACCGCTAGTCAGGACAAGAATATATACGTGTGTGACTTGCGACTTGAGTACGCTTTTAGCGGAAAATTTACAGACTTCAGCAGGCAGTTAATTAATGCTCTGGGGAGGCAACTACAGGCAAAAGTAAAAATCCTACCCGACAGCCATCAAATACTTGATGTACAGTGTCCTTTATGACGCCTCAGAAAGTTCCTCGTATTTACTTTTGACTTGAACAAGTAAGTTATCAAATGATTGTCCCAGTTCATGAATTAGTACCGCTTTCCTTTCCTTATCTATAGCGGCCCCACTGATCTGTGGCTTAACCTGTTCCAGAAACTGACAAAGCTCATTTGCTCTCAACATCTCCAGATGTGACATGACATTATGTAATGTTTTTCTGAAACTGTGTATATCCTGCTGCTCAATTGAGAGTACTAACTTATTTATTGCTTCTTCAAATTCTACACTTATAATCTGCAAAAAATACCTGTATTCGTCTCTGGACTCAAATACTTCTTCTACATACGAGTAATCTATGTTAATATTCATTTTACTCTATCTGCTAATAGTTTCTGATTCATTCCCTAACACTACAATTTGCTTACAATGGAAACATTAAAAAAAGATGAAAGGAGAAGTATATACCTTATGTTTGAATATTTATTAAATGTTAAAATAACGAGGGATTGATCAAATAAACCGTAAGTCGCAACTGACATATGCGTGCCATCATTTAAGCTAAAATGATATTTTAACAGTAAAAAATTGAACTATTAAAACTTGTTTTCTGGGTTTTTTAAACAATGCGAGATATATACGTTATAAACAGTGTACATTATGTAAATTTGTACTCAGCCTACACGTAACCGTAAAACAACACCAAAATTATATACTCCATGGAAGAAAGTAATATTAAAGGTGTAGTTGCCCAACTTAAAGAAGACATTGATCAGGTGTCTCGCCAAACCAAAGGATTAAAAAACGGAGAAAGATTCAGATCAGTAAAAAAGCTCAATGACCTTCGCACAATTCTGGATAAAATTACCGAGATCAATCAGTCGGTAGATCATCTGATAGATGAGCAGCATCAAAAAAGAAACGGTCACCACTAATATTTTCTCCTTTTACGCATCCCTGGTTTAAAAGCATGATAACCTCTCTATCAGGCTAAGGCTATTTCTACGTGTACTTACTTTCCTTATTACTATTTTAAAATTGTTGTATATTGATTGATCATAAATCAACAACCTAACTACAACAATGAAGAAATCTATTTCTAAACATCCTGATCCTGCAGGACGAAGAAAGTTTGTAAAAAGCTCAGTAGCGGCATTCGCTACCATTAGTATCGTGCCCCGACATGTGCTTGGCGGTACAGACCACATCGCGCCCAGCGATAAATTCAACCTTGCTTATATAGGTACGGGCAGACAGGGAAGAGGCACCCTTTTCAGAAGTTTTATCGAAATCCCTGAAGTTCAGATTGTAGCAGCTTGCGAGGTTGATCAAAAGAAACTCGCTGACTTTGAACAAATGGTATCTGACTATTATAGCGCTCAAAAAGAGCAAAATAGTTACCAGGGATTATCCACGTATGCTGATTTCCGAGAAATGTTAGGCAGTTCCGATGTAGATGGAGTGATAGTTGCTACCCCGGACCATTGGCACGCTTTGGCCTCAATCGCGGCTGCCAATGCAAAAAAACATGTTTACTGTGAGAAGCCTTTATCGCTTACGGTGGCCGAAGGAAGGGCAATGGTAGAGGCTGCCCGTAGAAACAATATCGTATTTCAGACCGGAAGTATGCAACGCTCCTGGGCTGACTTTCACCGGGCTGCTGAGCTGGTTATCAATGGTTATATCGGAGACATAGAAAAGGTAGTAGTAAGTGTGGGAGGTCCACCTGAGGAGTGTAATCAGCCCGATGAGCCTACTCCGAAATACCTGGACTGGGATATGTGGCTTGGTCCTGCCCCTCAAAGAGGCTACAGTTCTTTCTTCGCCCCTCCCATAGAGTGGGATGGGTGGCCCCGCTGGAGATATTGTAAGCATTATGGAGGGGGCATGATGACTGATTGGGGAGCACATATGTTTGACATAGCACAGTGGGCCCTGGGGATGGATAATTCAGGACCAGTAGAGATAATTCCTCCTGACGGTAAAGACACGAAAGTACTGACTTACAGATATGCAAATGGAATCCCGATGACTCGTGAAGATTTTGGTAAAGGTAATGCTGTGCGATTTATAGGTTCTGAAGGAACAATTGAAGTAAGCAGGAGCTTTCTGAATATGCCTGAGAATTTAAAACATCAGTCCATTGATCTGAACGACACGCATCTGTATCAAAGCCTCAACCATTACCGGGACTGGCTTAATTGTATCAAAACAGGAGAAAAACCGATATGTGATGTAGAAGTCGGGCACCGTACCGCTTCAGTATGCAACATTGGTAATATTGCTTATGAGCTTGGCCGACCATTACAGTGGGATCCTGAGAATGAGACGTTTAAAAACGATAAAGAAGCTGATAGTATGCTGTCACGCGATATGCGACAGCCCTGGAAGGTTTAAGATGGATTAATGTTAATATTATTACCTCAGGCCGTAAAAAAAATTACGGCCTGTTTTTTTACGTTTAATTTCGTGAATGTTCTAACTGATAATCCTTGTAACACTGATTGATCGCCAGTATCACTTCATACTCATTTGGTCTTTCAACAAACAGATCTTTCATCCGGCAATACATCATAAACTCATCCAGTTTTTCTTTATTCAGGCCCGTCACTTTTTCTACTAAATTACGGTTGTACTCCTGTGTAAGGGCATTAGATCGTTTGTCTGCGGCGATCTTCCTGCGTGCTTCTCTCTCGTATCTTGCTCTTTTATTTAACCTGCCCGCGATAAAAGAAACAGGATTGAGTGGAGAAGCTGTAACTTCTCTTCTGGGACCATAGTAGGAGCCGGGAATATGAATCTGCTCTTCTTCCTCATCTAACTCCATCTCCAGGATAGCTTTCTTAAAAGCATATTCATCTTTAAAGGCAAAGATGGTGACATTTTCAAGTGCATATTCCTGTTCACTGAGGCGTATTTTCAGGTCATAATTATCAGTAGTAGCTGTATCTCCAAAATAAAGGTGCTGGGGCTTATGTGCTACTGTAGAAAGGACAAGGGTATCCTGCTTCGGAAAAACGATATAAAAAAAACCTTCTTCATCGCTTACTACTCCTTTACCACGCTTGCCAATAGAGATTGTGGCATAGGGTACCACTTCATCTTGCTCATCAACTATAGTTCCGGAAAGGCGTATCTCCGACGTGCTCTCCTCACCTTGTACATCCTGCTGAGCGAGCAGCGTTCCTGGTACAATTAAGCATATAAGACACAAAAAAAATGTATTTCTCATTTCAATATCATCAAAATTAAAGCTACTGCCGAACTCAAGTGCATTTTTTCATTATCATCAGACCAACGATTATTCTGTAAAAATAATCCATTTTTTGGATAAACTAGCTGGCAAATCTCTAAAACCAGAGATTAGCTACTGATTTACTCTTTTCAGTAATACAAATATTGCAAGGAAAAGTCTGTCCTATGTCTAACGAACAATAGATTGGTAATTGCATACCAACCACTATTTCTCCATATCATGAATGAGCAATATAAATTTTTCAGCATTACTGCATACCCAACTTTATAAAGTATGCATTGACATTTTGTAAGCCGACGCTTTGACATGAGGGTATTTTGAAAGACACTTTATACGTATAGGAGAATAACTTTGCCCACAAATCTGCCAATCTGTCACGACTTCAGCTGTTGGCATAAGCATTGATCAAACAACAGTGAATTTGAATTTATTAAATCTGAATCAATAAGATATTATGGGAAAAGTTATAGGAATAGACTTAGGAACAACAAACTCCTGTGTCGCTGTAATGGAGGGTAACGAACCCGTTGTCATCCCCAACAGTGAAGGAGGAAGGACGACCCCATCTGTGGTCGCTTTTTTAGATAACGGAAATGGTGAACGTAAGGTAGGTAGTCCGGCCAAGCGTCAGGCAATTACCAATCCTCATCATACAATCAGTTCTGTTAAGCGATTTATGGGTAAGAAGCACTCTGAAGTAACAGAGGAAAGAAAAAATGTCTCTTACGAACTAGAAAAAGGAAGTAATGATACGGTTCGCGTAAAAATTGGCGACCGTCTATATACCCCTCAGGAAATCTCAGCGATGATTTTGCAAAAAATGAAATCTACTGCTGAAGATTACCTTGGCACTACCATCACTGATGCGGTAGTTACAGTACCTGCATATTTTAATGATGCTGAGCGCCAGGCTACTAAGGAAGCCGGACAGATTGCTGGCCTGAATGTCAAAAGAATTATCAACGAGCCTACTGCTGCAGCCCTTGCTTATGGCCTTGACAAGAAAAACAAGGACATGACCATTGCAGTGTATGACCTTGGAGGTGGTACTTTTGATATCTCTATTTTGGAATTAGGTGATGGTGTATTTGAAGTGAAGTCAACCAATGGTGATGTTCACCTCGGTGGTGATGATTTTGACGGAAAAATCATTGACTGGCTGGCGGAAGAATTTAAGAAAGATGAAGGCATTGATCTGAGAAAAGATCCCATGGCACTTCAGCGTCTGAAAGAAGCTGCTGAAAAAGCTAAAATTGAGCTATCTAGTGCTACCAGCACTGAAATCAACCTTCCTTACATCATGCCGGTTGATGGAATTCCCAAGCACTTGGTAAGGACACTGAGCCGTGCTAAATTTGAGCAATTAATTGATGACCTCGTACGTCGTAGCATGGAGCCTTGCAAAAAAGCCTTGGAGGATGCAGGCATGTCTACTTCTGAAATTAATGAAGTGATTCTGGTAGGTGGTTCTACACGCGTACCCAAAATACAGGAAGAAGTAGAGAAATTCTTTGGCAAAAAGCCTTCCAAAGGTGTTAATCCTGATGAGGTAGTAGCAGTAGGAGCTGCCATTCAGGGTGGTGTATTCTCTGGTGATGTTAAAGATGTATTACTCTTAGATGTTACTCCATTGTCACTGGGTATTGAGACTATGGGTGGCGTATCTACCAAGCTGATAGAATCTAACACTACGATTCCTACCAAGAAATCTGAAGTGTTCTCAACAGCTTCTGACAATCAGCCTTCAGTAGAGATCCATGTCCTGCAAGGTGAACGCCCCATGGCTAACCAAAACCGTACAATCGGTAGGTTCCACCTGGATGGCATACCACCTGCTCCTAGAGGGGTGCCGCAGATTGAGGTGACTTTTGATATTGATGCCAATGGTATCCTGAATGTGTCAGCTAAAGACAAAGGTACCGGCAAAGAGCAGAAGATTAGAATTGAAGCTTCTTCCGGACTTACCGAAGAGGAAATAGAAAATATGCGTAAGGAAGCAGAAGCTAATGCTGAAACTGATAAGCAGGAGAAAGAAAAAGTGGAGAAAATCAATTCCGCTGACTCATTGATCTTTCAAACTGAAAAGCAGTTAAAAGAATTTGGTGAAAAACTTTCTGAAGGCAACAAAAAGCCCATTGAAGAAGCGCTTGCTGAACTTAAAGAAGCACATGGCAAGCAGGACTTGGATGCTATTGATGCAGCCATGAACAAATTGAATTCTGCATGGCAAAACGCTTCTCAGGAAATGTACCAGGCAGCGGGTGCTGATCAGGCAGGTGCAGCCGGAGGCCCTGAAGGTGCTCAGCCCGGTGGTGAGGATGCCAACGCTGGTGCAGACGGCGATGTCTCAGATGTAGAATACGAAGAGGTAGACGACAAAGACAAGAAGTAATTTGTTAAGCCTCTAAGGCCCAAATAAATAAGCTGAGAGCTCCACTTGCGTGGAGCTCTTTTTATTCGATTATATTTTTCTTATACCCAAATCGAATATATCTTCAGAGTGAATACTTCATCTTATTACATTTGAGAAAGTGAATTATTGCAGTAATTGTGGCAGCGAACAAATTAATTTTGATATCCCTCATGGAGATAACAGAGCCCGTTATATCTGCCATCAATGTAATGCCATACACTACCAAAACCCCAAAATGGTAGTCGGTTGTCTACCCGTTTTTGAAGATAAAATTCTGATCTGCCGCCGTGCAATTGAGCCCTGCTATGGACTCTGGAATTTACCCGCCGGATATTTGGAGAACAATGAAACCGTAGAGGAAGGCGCAGCCCGCGAAACATGGGAAGAGGCCAGGGCAAATGTGAAAATCATAAAATTGCACTGCATTTATAACCTACCTCATATCAATCAGGTATATCTGCATTTTCTGGCTCACCTGAAAAATGACAGGATTGCCTGTGGAAGTGAAAGCCTGGAGGTAAAACTATTTGATGTTTATGATATCCCGTGGAAGCAGTTGGCATTCAGTTCAAGTAAGTTTGCTCTGGAAAAATACATTGAATTTAAGGAAAGTTATCAGGGCGTACATATGGGTACTTACCAGGCGGATTAAGAGCAATCTACTATGATAATTGTTTCATTTGCTTGTATTTTCGCTTGATTGATCTCTTATAAAAATAATAACATCTCCTTCCTCAATTTTTTTGTACCGGATAATCTACCCGTACATTCTGAGTAATTATATCTAGCCAAAACCCGGATTAGTATCAAATAAATAAGAAATTATATCATTTGGTACGCTTCCTTGACAATGTAACTTTTTACCTCAATACCACAGAAAAATAAGTAGCATGAGCCCTAGTTTTACCGTATACTATCAACGAAGAAGCAATACTACCTTACAGGTGGTTTAACAATATCTAAATTTTTATAAGGGCGACGTTAATTTGTTAAACCTTACTGCAAACTTAAAATAGCGCAATATAATATTGTTTAGGCAATAATTTTTTAACTGTATCAGATAGAAGGATTAGGAGTCATCGTAATTTTTTATAAGTATGATTTTAATGATTTTTGAAATGTACTTAGATAGTTGTTTTCCTTTAGGCGAAACGCTGCAGGAAACACTGAGTAGCAAACAAATTATACAAAGTGAGCTGAGTAATATTTCTCCTTTACTTGCTTTGTTAAGCAGCATTTTCCCAAAAATAGTCTTTGAATGGCTCTACCTTATCATACCAATGGGTTTTTTCTATTCTCTTAGGTGTGATAAAAAAACAAAAGAGCTACACTTGTTTTTTGTCATAACAATAGCGTACCTGACGCTTTTTGCATTTATAAAAGTAGCTGGTGCCCATACTTCATGGATTAGTTTTAACGCAATGAACAACCTTTGGCTCGTAGCTTCAGCCCTGCTGTTAGCAATAAGTATTAAGGTCATTCCTAAAATAATTCGGATATCTAAGTCAGCTGAGCTGGAAAGAATCAACAAGAGACTGACTGAGGAGATCCAGGAAAGAAAAAAGGCAGAGCAAAGTCTAAAAGAACATAAAGAAAATCTGGAATTGGTAGTAAAACAGCGAACTGTTGATCTGGAAAACACTGCCGAAAGGTTACAAAAAGAAATCAATGAACATAAAGAGGCTCAGGCACAGATTAGTCTACAAACTTCACTTTTAGAACAGGTTGATAGTGCCATCATCGCCACTGACCTGCAGTATAATATCATCTACTGGAATCAATGTGCTGAAAGCTTGTTTGGCTGGCAAAGCAGCAAAGTACTGGGTAAGCCTGCATTGGAAGTCATGATTCGTAAAGAACATAGAAAAGCAGGTAAGCGGTTTCTTGAAAAATTAGGCGATAGAAAAGCCTGGTCAGGAGATTTTACTATTCCTCATATTTCGGGGAGAAAAATTCCTGTGGAGTTGAATTGCTCAGCACTACTGGACGCTCAGGGCAGACAGATTGGTTTCACCTGTGTGGCGATAGATATCACTGATTATGTTCGCTCCGAGCGCAAATTATTGCGAGAAAAAGAGAAAGCAATCAAGCAAGCTCATGCCAAACAGGATTTTCTGGCTACTATGAGTCATGAGATTCGTACCCCGCTCAATGTGATTATCGGAATGACGCGTCTGTTGAACGATACTAAGCCGACTAAAAAACAGGAAGAATACTTAAATAGCTTAGAGCTTTCTGCCAATCATTTACTTACGATCATCAATGATATTCTTGATTTAGCCAAAATTGATGCAGGCAAAATCAAACTGGAGAATATTAGTTTTAACGTTCACCAGGTAATTGAAGGCGTAAAGCAATCATTTGCTGCCAGAGCAGCGGAAAAGGGCATTGATTTAAGAATAGATAATGAAAGTATCTTACCAGTTTACCTAAAAGGAGATCAGGTAAGGCTTACTCAAATTCTCAATAACTTAATTAGCAATG
Proteins encoded:
- the dnaK gene encoding molecular chaperone DnaK translates to MGKVIGIDLGTTNSCVAVMEGNEPVVIPNSEGGRTTPSVVAFLDNGNGERKVGSPAKRQAITNPHHTISSVKRFMGKKHSEVTEERKNVSYELEKGSNDTVRVKIGDRLYTPQEISAMILQKMKSTAEDYLGTTITDAVVTVPAYFNDAERQATKEAGQIAGLNVKRIINEPTAAALAYGLDKKNKDMTIAVYDLGGGTFDISILELGDGVFEVKSTNGDVHLGGDDFDGKIIDWLAEEFKKDEGIDLRKDPMALQRLKEAAEKAKIELSSATSTEINLPYIMPVDGIPKHLVRTLSRAKFEQLIDDLVRRSMEPCKKALEDAGMSTSEINEVILVGGSTRVPKIQEEVEKFFGKKPSKGVNPDEVVAVGAAIQGGVFSGDVKDVLLLDVTPLSLGIETMGGVSTKLIESNTTIPTKKSEVFSTASDNQPSVEIHVLQGERPMANQNRTIGRFHLDGIPPAPRGVPQIEVTFDIDANGILNVSAKDKGTGKEQKIRIEASSGLTEEEIENMRKEAEANAETDKQEKEKVEKINSADSLIFQTEKQLKEFGEKLSEGNKKPIEEALAELKEAHGKQDLDAIDAAMNKLNSAWQNASQEMYQAAGADQAGAAGGPEGAQPGGEDANAGADGDVSDVEYEEVDDKDKK
- a CDS encoding NUDIX hydrolase, translating into MNYCSNCGSEQINFDIPHGDNRARYICHQCNAIHYQNPKMVVGCLPVFEDKILICRRAIEPCYGLWNLPAGYLENNETVEEGAARETWEEARANVKIIKLHCIYNLPHINQVYLHFLAHLKNDRIACGSESLEVKLFDVYDIPWKQLAFSSSKFALEKYIEFKESYQGVHMGTYQAD